One window from the genome of Nicotiana tomentosiformis chromosome 5, ASM39032v3, whole genome shotgun sequence encodes:
- the LOC104116970 gene encoding SAC3 family protein A isoform X2, whose translation MMNQGSTTNTMATLDPSPQENHQVVDANQHHMSSYYAAPNSIVTPWAHSADSYARENGVLSHSGYDHDQRAVPPSRNVQDGLNVATSATTPSSGDTNVQQDYSSYATYQSTDPYGYSNTGYAAYYSGYQQQSNQSYSQPSVAYQNTGDNGYQQQSNQSYSQPSGAYQNTGDNGYQQQSNQSYSQPQGAYQNTGAPYQPLSSFQNTGSYAGPASYSSTYYNPGDYQTSGGYTSGAYNNQTNVWHEGQYAAYTSHQYPSYSSDTNAAYSSTTAPAASQYQQQYKQWAEYYNPTQNDVTCAPGTENISVSNVSSLSCPVPAGYSASGVQASASYAPPGKPEPGLSASAASPAVGGSVHDSYWKHWAPSFQNQQPDPVQSYGQKPLDVTPSHDNLRTQQSSSCPQGPSTQYQASYQMPHSYQSSLPTVQQTVTSADTSSASKLQIPTNPRITPTLTMGLTKLDKQTYTTNAAAKPAYVSVSLPKTVEKVSSHAADNALKPDAFPKSLRGYVERALARCKDDAQMVSSQAVMKEVIKKATADGTLHTRDWDTEPLFPMPSVDADNKERIIFSAPVSSSPTSKRSPSRRYKSRWEPLVEEKPTVQPASVTPDASKYGSWNRQFSGGKSDNKVNNSSHMKFSLPQRKTLKTDVFRPAKRQCVGDGMDTADNGEASSDSDKERSQSAHKSAAVALTDTPEERKRRENRSKRFERGHGSRVASNDIRSRNDGAGNVYARRATALVLSRNIEENGNHAVEDIDWDALTVKGTCQEIEKRYLRLTSAPDPATVRPEEVLEKALNMVQSSPKNYLYKCDQLKSIRQDLTVQRIRNELTVKVYETHGRLAIEVGDLAEYNQCQSQLKTLYAEGIKGCDMEFAAYNLLCVILHSSNNRDLPLAMSRLPAEARENEAVKHALSVRAAVSSGNYVAFFRLYKTAPNLNTCLMDLYAEKIRYAAVRCMSHSYRPTVPVTYIAQVLGFTSVLLTTEESEDADGVEDCMEWLKAHGACLTSDNSGEMQFDAKASVSSLYMPEPEDAVSHGDASLAVNDFLTRNPV comes from the exons ATGATGAATCAAGGAAGCACTACTAACACGATGGCCACTTTGGATCCCAGTCCACAGGAG AATCATCAGGTTGTCGATGCAAACCAACATCACATGTCTTCATATTACGCCGCTCCAAATTCTATAGTCACACCATGGGCTCATAGTGCAGATAGCTACGCCAGAGAAAATGGAGTTCTCTCACATTCTGGTTATGATCATGACCAACGAGCTGTGCCGCCTTCAAGGAATGTTCAAGATGGATTGAATGTTGCAACTAGTGCTACTACACCAAGTTCCGGTGACACAAATGTACAGCAAGACTATAGTAGCTATGCCACCTATCAAAGTACTGATCCTTATGGCTACAGCAATACAGGATATGCTGCTTATTATAGTGGCTATCAACAGCAATCTAATCAATCATATTCTCAGCCATCAGTTGCATATCAAAATACAGGTGATAATGGCTATCAACAGCAATCTAATCAATCATATTCTCAGCCATCAGGAGCATATCAAAATACAGGTGATAATGGCTATCAACAGCAATCTAATCAATCATATTCTCAGCCACAGGGAGCATATCAAAAtacaggtgctccttatcagccccTTTCCTCATTTCAGAATACTGGGTCTTATGCTGGGCCTGCAAGTTATTCAAGCACTTACTACAATCCTGGTGATTACCAGACATCTGGAGGTTACACAAGTGGTGCTTACAATAACCAGACCAACGTATGGCACGAAGGGCAATATGCGGCATACACTTCCCATCAGTATCCCAGCTACAGTTCTGATACGAATGCCGCATACAGTTCGACCACAGCCCCTGCAGCTTCACAGTATCAGCAACAGTACAAGCAATGGGCCGAATATTACAACCCTACACAAAATGATGTCACCTGTGCTCCTGGAACAGAAAATATTTCTGTTTCTAATGTATCCAGTCTGAGTTGCCCCGTCCCTGCTGGATACTCAGCTTCAGGCGTCCAAGCCTCGGCATCTTATGCTCCACCTGGCAAGCCAGAACCTGGTTTGTCCGCATCGGCTGCG TCTCCTGCTGTAGGTGGCAGTGTTCATGATAGTTACTGGAAACATTGGGCTCCCTCTTTCCAAAATCAGCAGCCTGATCCAGTACAGTCTTATGGTCAAAAGCCTTTAGACGTGACCCCTTCTCATGACAATCTTCGTACTCAACAAAGTTCTTCATGTCCTCAAGGACCAAGCACACAATATCAGGCCTCTTATCAGATGCCCCATAGTTATCAGTCATCCTTGCCCACCGTACAGCAAACTGTTACATCAGCAGACACGAGCAGTGCAAGCAAACTACAGATTCCCACAAACCCTAGAATAACTCCAACTTTGACCATGGGATTAACAAAGCTGGATAAGCAAACCTATACAACTAATGCAGCGGCAAAACCTGCATACGTCAGCGTTTCCTTaccaaaaactgttgaaaaagtATCATCTCATGCTGCTGATAATGCTCTCAAG CCTGATGCTTTTCCAAAATCACTTCGTGGTTATGTTGAAAGGGCTTTGGCTCGTTGCAAGGATGATGCTCAAATGGTGTCATCCCAAGCTGTCATGAAGGAG GTTATCAAAAAGGCAACTGCTGATGGTACACTTCATACGAGAGACTGGGACACTGAGCCTCTTTTCCCCATGCCCAGTGTGGATGCAGATAACAAGGA AAGAATAATATTCTCCGCTCCAGTTTCTTCATCtccaacaagtaaaagaagtcCTAGTAGGCGATACAAAAGTAGGTGGGAGCCTTTAGTAGAGGAGAAACCAACTGTTCAACCCGCATCAGTCACTCCTGATGCTTCTAAGTATGGGAGTTGGAACAGACAG TTTTCAGGTGGAAAGTCAGATAACAAGGTGAATAATTCGAGTCATATGAAATTCTCTTTACCACAGCGGAAAACCCTCAAAACTGATGTCTTTAGGCCAGCTAAGAGGCAGTGTGTTGGTGACGGAATGGATACGGCAGATAATGGTGAGGCATCCAGTGATAGTGATAAGGAACGTAGTCAGTCGGCCCATAAGTCTGCTGCAGTAGCATTGACAGATACTCCAGAGGAAAGAAAGAGACGTGAAAACCGATCGAAGCGTTTTGAAAGAGGGCATGGAAGTCGAGTAGCAAGTAATGATATTCGATCCAGAAATGATGGAGCTGGAAATGTGTACGCAAGAAGGGCTACTGCTTTGGTGCTTAGCAGAAACATTGAGGAAAATGGTAACCATGCTGTCGAAGATATTGATTGGGATGCTCTTACTGTCAAAGGAACATGCCAGGAAATTGAGAAACGCTACTTGCGTCTTACTTCTGCACCAGATCCTGCAACG GTGAGACCAGAAGAAGTCTTGGAAAAAGCGTTAAATATGGTTCAAAGCTCTCCCAAAAACTACCTTTACAAATGTGATCAGTTAAAATCAATACGCCAAGATCTTACAGTCCAACGCATACGCAATGAATTAACAGTCAAG GTGTATGAAACACATGGTCGATTGGCAATAGAAGTTGGGGACTTGGCAGAGTATAATCAG TGTCAGTCACAGCTAAAAACACTTTATGCAGAAGGAATCAAGGGATGCGATATGGAATTTGCAGCATATAATTTACTCTGTGTGATTTTGCACTCTAGTAACAACAGAGATCTGCCATTAGCAATGTCTAG ATTACCAGCAGAGGCCAGAGAGAACGAAGCTGTCAAACATGCTTTATCAGTTCGAGCAGCTGTGTCCTCTGGAAACTATGTTGCCTTTTTCAGATTATACAAGACAGCTCCTAACCTTAACACTTGTCTTATGG ATTTATATGCTGAAAAAATACGATATGCGGCTGTTAGATGTATGTCTCATTCATATCGTCCTACTGTTCCGGTCACCTACATTGCTCAGGTTTTAGGCTTCACAAGTGTCTTATTGACAACTGAAGAAAGTGAGGACGCAGATGGGGTGGAGGATTGTATGGAATGGCTGAAAGCCCATGGTGCATGCCTCACTTCCGATAATTCTGGAGAGATGCAGTTTGATGCAAAG GCATCTGTGTCAAGTCTCTACATGCCTGAACCTGAAGATGCTGTGTCACATGGAGATGCCAGTCTCGCAGTTAATGATTTTTTGACACGAAATCCGGTATAG
- the LOC104116970 gene encoding SAC3 family protein A isoform X1 yields MMNQGSTTNTMATLDPSPQENHQVVDANQHHMSSYYAAPNSIVTPWAHSADSYARENGVLSHSGYDHDQRAVPPSRNVQDGLNVATSATTPSSGDTNVQQDYSSYATYQSTDPYGYSNTGYAAYYSGYQQQSNQSYSQPSVAYQNTGDNGYQQQSNQSYSQPSGAYQNTGDNGYQQQSNQSYSQPQGAYQNTGAPYQPLSSFQNTGSYAGPASYSSTYYNPGDYQTSGGYTSGAYNNQTNVWHEGQYAAYTSHQYPSYSSDTNAAYSSTTAPAASQYQQQYKQWAEYYNPTQNDVTCAPGTENISVSNVSSLSCPVPAGYSASGVQASASYAPPGKPEPGLSASAAVQSPAVGGSVHDSYWKHWAPSFQNQQPDPVQSYGQKPLDVTPSHDNLRTQQSSSCPQGPSTQYQASYQMPHSYQSSLPTVQQTVTSADTSSASKLQIPTNPRITPTLTMGLTKLDKQTYTTNAAAKPAYVSVSLPKTVEKVSSHAADNALKPDAFPKSLRGYVERALARCKDDAQMVSSQAVMKEVIKKATADGTLHTRDWDTEPLFPMPSVDADNKERIIFSAPVSSSPTSKRSPSRRYKSRWEPLVEEKPTVQPASVTPDASKYGSWNRQFSGGKSDNKVNNSSHMKFSLPQRKTLKTDVFRPAKRQCVGDGMDTADNGEASSDSDKERSQSAHKSAAVALTDTPEERKRRENRSKRFERGHGSRVASNDIRSRNDGAGNVYARRATALVLSRNIEENGNHAVEDIDWDALTVKGTCQEIEKRYLRLTSAPDPATVRPEEVLEKALNMVQSSPKNYLYKCDQLKSIRQDLTVQRIRNELTVKVYETHGRLAIEVGDLAEYNQCQSQLKTLYAEGIKGCDMEFAAYNLLCVILHSSNNRDLPLAMSRLPAEARENEAVKHALSVRAAVSSGNYVAFFRLYKTAPNLNTCLMDLYAEKIRYAAVRCMSHSYRPTVPVTYIAQVLGFTSVLLTTEESEDADGVEDCMEWLKAHGACLTSDNSGEMQFDAKASVSSLYMPEPEDAVSHGDASLAVNDFLTRNPV; encoded by the exons ATGATGAATCAAGGAAGCACTACTAACACGATGGCCACTTTGGATCCCAGTCCACAGGAG AATCATCAGGTTGTCGATGCAAACCAACATCACATGTCTTCATATTACGCCGCTCCAAATTCTATAGTCACACCATGGGCTCATAGTGCAGATAGCTACGCCAGAGAAAATGGAGTTCTCTCACATTCTGGTTATGATCATGACCAACGAGCTGTGCCGCCTTCAAGGAATGTTCAAGATGGATTGAATGTTGCAACTAGTGCTACTACACCAAGTTCCGGTGACACAAATGTACAGCAAGACTATAGTAGCTATGCCACCTATCAAAGTACTGATCCTTATGGCTACAGCAATACAGGATATGCTGCTTATTATAGTGGCTATCAACAGCAATCTAATCAATCATATTCTCAGCCATCAGTTGCATATCAAAATACAGGTGATAATGGCTATCAACAGCAATCTAATCAATCATATTCTCAGCCATCAGGAGCATATCAAAATACAGGTGATAATGGCTATCAACAGCAATCTAATCAATCATATTCTCAGCCACAGGGAGCATATCAAAAtacaggtgctccttatcagccccTTTCCTCATTTCAGAATACTGGGTCTTATGCTGGGCCTGCAAGTTATTCAAGCACTTACTACAATCCTGGTGATTACCAGACATCTGGAGGTTACACAAGTGGTGCTTACAATAACCAGACCAACGTATGGCACGAAGGGCAATATGCGGCATACACTTCCCATCAGTATCCCAGCTACAGTTCTGATACGAATGCCGCATACAGTTCGACCACAGCCCCTGCAGCTTCACAGTATCAGCAACAGTACAAGCAATGGGCCGAATATTACAACCCTACACAAAATGATGTCACCTGTGCTCCTGGAACAGAAAATATTTCTGTTTCTAATGTATCCAGTCTGAGTTGCCCCGTCCCTGCTGGATACTCAGCTTCAGGCGTCCAAGCCTCGGCATCTTATGCTCCACCTGGCAAGCCAGAACCTGGTTTGTCCGCATCGGCTGCGGTGCAG TCTCCTGCTGTAGGTGGCAGTGTTCATGATAGTTACTGGAAACATTGGGCTCCCTCTTTCCAAAATCAGCAGCCTGATCCAGTACAGTCTTATGGTCAAAAGCCTTTAGACGTGACCCCTTCTCATGACAATCTTCGTACTCAACAAAGTTCTTCATGTCCTCAAGGACCAAGCACACAATATCAGGCCTCTTATCAGATGCCCCATAGTTATCAGTCATCCTTGCCCACCGTACAGCAAACTGTTACATCAGCAGACACGAGCAGTGCAAGCAAACTACAGATTCCCACAAACCCTAGAATAACTCCAACTTTGACCATGGGATTAACAAAGCTGGATAAGCAAACCTATACAACTAATGCAGCGGCAAAACCTGCATACGTCAGCGTTTCCTTaccaaaaactgttgaaaaagtATCATCTCATGCTGCTGATAATGCTCTCAAG CCTGATGCTTTTCCAAAATCACTTCGTGGTTATGTTGAAAGGGCTTTGGCTCGTTGCAAGGATGATGCTCAAATGGTGTCATCCCAAGCTGTCATGAAGGAG GTTATCAAAAAGGCAACTGCTGATGGTACACTTCATACGAGAGACTGGGACACTGAGCCTCTTTTCCCCATGCCCAGTGTGGATGCAGATAACAAGGA AAGAATAATATTCTCCGCTCCAGTTTCTTCATCtccaacaagtaaaagaagtcCTAGTAGGCGATACAAAAGTAGGTGGGAGCCTTTAGTAGAGGAGAAACCAACTGTTCAACCCGCATCAGTCACTCCTGATGCTTCTAAGTATGGGAGTTGGAACAGACAG TTTTCAGGTGGAAAGTCAGATAACAAGGTGAATAATTCGAGTCATATGAAATTCTCTTTACCACAGCGGAAAACCCTCAAAACTGATGTCTTTAGGCCAGCTAAGAGGCAGTGTGTTGGTGACGGAATGGATACGGCAGATAATGGTGAGGCATCCAGTGATAGTGATAAGGAACGTAGTCAGTCGGCCCATAAGTCTGCTGCAGTAGCATTGACAGATACTCCAGAGGAAAGAAAGAGACGTGAAAACCGATCGAAGCGTTTTGAAAGAGGGCATGGAAGTCGAGTAGCAAGTAATGATATTCGATCCAGAAATGATGGAGCTGGAAATGTGTACGCAAGAAGGGCTACTGCTTTGGTGCTTAGCAGAAACATTGAGGAAAATGGTAACCATGCTGTCGAAGATATTGATTGGGATGCTCTTACTGTCAAAGGAACATGCCAGGAAATTGAGAAACGCTACTTGCGTCTTACTTCTGCACCAGATCCTGCAACG GTGAGACCAGAAGAAGTCTTGGAAAAAGCGTTAAATATGGTTCAAAGCTCTCCCAAAAACTACCTTTACAAATGTGATCAGTTAAAATCAATACGCCAAGATCTTACAGTCCAACGCATACGCAATGAATTAACAGTCAAG GTGTATGAAACACATGGTCGATTGGCAATAGAAGTTGGGGACTTGGCAGAGTATAATCAG TGTCAGTCACAGCTAAAAACACTTTATGCAGAAGGAATCAAGGGATGCGATATGGAATTTGCAGCATATAATTTACTCTGTGTGATTTTGCACTCTAGTAACAACAGAGATCTGCCATTAGCAATGTCTAG ATTACCAGCAGAGGCCAGAGAGAACGAAGCTGTCAAACATGCTTTATCAGTTCGAGCAGCTGTGTCCTCTGGAAACTATGTTGCCTTTTTCAGATTATACAAGACAGCTCCTAACCTTAACACTTGTCTTATGG ATTTATATGCTGAAAAAATACGATATGCGGCTGTTAGATGTATGTCTCATTCATATCGTCCTACTGTTCCGGTCACCTACATTGCTCAGGTTTTAGGCTTCACAAGTGTCTTATTGACAACTGAAGAAAGTGAGGACGCAGATGGGGTGGAGGATTGTATGGAATGGCTGAAAGCCCATGGTGCATGCCTCACTTCCGATAATTCTGGAGAGATGCAGTTTGATGCAAAG GCATCTGTGTCAAGTCTCTACATGCCTGAACCTGAAGATGCTGTGTCACATGGAGATGCCAGTCTCGCAGTTAATGATTTTTTGACACGAAATCCGGTATAG
- the LOC104116970 gene encoding SAC3 family protein A isoform X5 has protein sequence MPPIKVLILMATAIQDMLLIIVAINSNLINHILSHQLHIKIQVIMAINSNLINHILSHQEHIKIQTSGGYTSGAYNNQTNVWHEGQYAAYTSHQYPSYSSDTNAAYSSTTAPAASQYQQQYKQWAEYYNPTQNDVTCAPGTENISVSNVSSLSCPVPAGYSASGVQASASYAPPGKPEPGLSASAAVQSPAVGGSVHDSYWKHWAPSFQNQQPDPVQSYGQKPLDVTPSHDNLRTQQSSSCPQGPSTQYQASYQMPHSYQSSLPTVQQTVTSADTSSASKLQIPTNPRITPTLTMGLTKLDKQTYTTNAAAKPAYVSVSLPKTVEKVSSHAADNALKPDAFPKSLRGYVERALARCKDDAQMVSSQAVMKEVIKKATADGTLHTRDWDTEPLFPMPSVDADNKERIIFSAPVSSSPTSKRSPSRRYKSRWEPLVEEKPTVQPASVTPDASKYGSWNRQFSGGKSDNKVNNSSHMKFSLPQRKTLKTDVFRPAKRQCVGDGMDTADNGEASSDSDKERSQSAHKSAAVALTDTPEERKRRENRSKRFERGHGSRVASNDIRSRNDGAGNVYARRATALVLSRNIEENGNHAVEDIDWDALTVKGTCQEIEKRYLRLTSAPDPATVRPEEVLEKALNMVQSSPKNYLYKCDQLKSIRQDLTVQRIRNELTVKVYETHGRLAIEVGDLAEYNQCQSQLKTLYAEGIKGCDMEFAAYNLLCVILHSSNNRDLPLAMSRLPAEARENEAVKHALSVRAAVSSGNYVAFFRLYKTAPNLNTCLMDLYAEKIRYAAVRCMSHSYRPTVPVTYIAQVLGFTSVLLTTEESEDADGVEDCMEWLKAHGACLTSDNSGEMQFDAKASVSSLYMPEPEDAVSHGDASLAVNDFLTRNPV, from the exons ATGCCACCTATCAAAGTACTGATCCTTATGGCTACAGCAATACAGGATATGCTGCTTATTATAGTGGCTATCAACAGCAATCTAATCAATCATATTCTCAGCCATCAGTTGCATATCAAAATACAGGTGATAATGGCTATCAACAGCAATCTAATCAATCATATTCTCAGCCATCAGGAGCATATCAAAATACAG ACATCTGGAGGTTACACAAGTGGTGCTTACAATAACCAGACCAACGTATGGCACGAAGGGCAATATGCGGCATACACTTCCCATCAGTATCCCAGCTACAGTTCTGATACGAATGCCGCATACAGTTCGACCACAGCCCCTGCAGCTTCACAGTATCAGCAACAGTACAAGCAATGGGCCGAATATTACAACCCTACACAAAATGATGTCACCTGTGCTCCTGGAACAGAAAATATTTCTGTTTCTAATGTATCCAGTCTGAGTTGCCCCGTCCCTGCTGGATACTCAGCTTCAGGCGTCCAAGCCTCGGCATCTTATGCTCCACCTGGCAAGCCAGAACCTGGTTTGTCCGCATCGGCTGCGGTGCAG TCTCCTGCTGTAGGTGGCAGTGTTCATGATAGTTACTGGAAACATTGGGCTCCCTCTTTCCAAAATCAGCAGCCTGATCCAGTACAGTCTTATGGTCAAAAGCCTTTAGACGTGACCCCTTCTCATGACAATCTTCGTACTCAACAAAGTTCTTCATGTCCTCAAGGACCAAGCACACAATATCAGGCCTCTTATCAGATGCCCCATAGTTATCAGTCATCCTTGCCCACCGTACAGCAAACTGTTACATCAGCAGACACGAGCAGTGCAAGCAAACTACAGATTCCCACAAACCCTAGAATAACTCCAACTTTGACCATGGGATTAACAAAGCTGGATAAGCAAACCTATACAACTAATGCAGCGGCAAAACCTGCATACGTCAGCGTTTCCTTaccaaaaactgttgaaaaagtATCATCTCATGCTGCTGATAATGCTCTCAAG CCTGATGCTTTTCCAAAATCACTTCGTGGTTATGTTGAAAGGGCTTTGGCTCGTTGCAAGGATGATGCTCAAATGGTGTCATCCCAAGCTGTCATGAAGGAG GTTATCAAAAAGGCAACTGCTGATGGTACACTTCATACGAGAGACTGGGACACTGAGCCTCTTTTCCCCATGCCCAGTGTGGATGCAGATAACAAGGA AAGAATAATATTCTCCGCTCCAGTTTCTTCATCtccaacaagtaaaagaagtcCTAGTAGGCGATACAAAAGTAGGTGGGAGCCTTTAGTAGAGGAGAAACCAACTGTTCAACCCGCATCAGTCACTCCTGATGCTTCTAAGTATGGGAGTTGGAACAGACAG TTTTCAGGTGGAAAGTCAGATAACAAGGTGAATAATTCGAGTCATATGAAATTCTCTTTACCACAGCGGAAAACCCTCAAAACTGATGTCTTTAGGCCAGCTAAGAGGCAGTGTGTTGGTGACGGAATGGATACGGCAGATAATGGTGAGGCATCCAGTGATAGTGATAAGGAACGTAGTCAGTCGGCCCATAAGTCTGCTGCAGTAGCATTGACAGATACTCCAGAGGAAAGAAAGAGACGTGAAAACCGATCGAAGCGTTTTGAAAGAGGGCATGGAAGTCGAGTAGCAAGTAATGATATTCGATCCAGAAATGATGGAGCTGGAAATGTGTACGCAAGAAGGGCTACTGCTTTGGTGCTTAGCAGAAACATTGAGGAAAATGGTAACCATGCTGTCGAAGATATTGATTGGGATGCTCTTACTGTCAAAGGAACATGCCAGGAAATTGAGAAACGCTACTTGCGTCTTACTTCTGCACCAGATCCTGCAACG GTGAGACCAGAAGAAGTCTTGGAAAAAGCGTTAAATATGGTTCAAAGCTCTCCCAAAAACTACCTTTACAAATGTGATCAGTTAAAATCAATACGCCAAGATCTTACAGTCCAACGCATACGCAATGAATTAACAGTCAAG GTGTATGAAACACATGGTCGATTGGCAATAGAAGTTGGGGACTTGGCAGAGTATAATCAG TGTCAGTCACAGCTAAAAACACTTTATGCAGAAGGAATCAAGGGATGCGATATGGAATTTGCAGCATATAATTTACTCTGTGTGATTTTGCACTCTAGTAACAACAGAGATCTGCCATTAGCAATGTCTAG ATTACCAGCAGAGGCCAGAGAGAACGAAGCTGTCAAACATGCTTTATCAGTTCGAGCAGCTGTGTCCTCTGGAAACTATGTTGCCTTTTTCAGATTATACAAGACAGCTCCTAACCTTAACACTTGTCTTATGG ATTTATATGCTGAAAAAATACGATATGCGGCTGTTAGATGTATGTCTCATTCATATCGTCCTACTGTTCCGGTCACCTACATTGCTCAGGTTTTAGGCTTCACAAGTGTCTTATTGACAACTGAAGAAAGTGAGGACGCAGATGGGGTGGAGGATTGTATGGAATGGCTGAAAGCCCATGGTGCATGCCTCACTTCCGATAATTCTGGAGAGATGCAGTTTGATGCAAAG GCATCTGTGTCAAGTCTCTACATGCCTGAACCTGAAGATGCTGTGTCACATGGAGATGCCAGTCTCGCAGTTAATGATTTTTTGACACGAAATCCGGTATAG